GCGCGCATTTGACCAAGCCGCGGTCCTCGGCCTTTTCGACCACCACCGCGACACCTTTGACATCGTCGAGCGCAAAGGCGCCTTCCGGCGCCTTGCCATGGGCGATGACGAGATCGCTGGTGATCGCCATCTCGGCCATGTCGACATCGGCGATCGCGGCTTCAAGCGTGGCATCGTCGAGGCTCACGACCGGCACGGCTTCCAGCGAGGCACCGATGACCTTCTGAGCGCGTGCGATCTCGAGCGCGCCGGTGACGACACGGCGGACCTGCCGCACCTTGCGCCATTTTTCCGCCAGTGCCTCGTTCTTCCACTCGGCCGGAATCTCGGGGAACTGGTCGAGATGCAGCGAGACAGCATCCGGATGACGGTCGAGCCAGGCTTCTTCCGTGGTGAAGGGCAGCATCGGCGCCAGCCATTTCACCAGGCAGTCGAAGAGGTGGCGCACCACTTGCACCGAGGCCTTGCGCTTCACGCTGCCGGGCCCCTCGCAATAGAGCGCGTCCTTCCTGATGTCGAAATAGAAGGCCGACAGCTCGACCACCATAAAGTCCAGCAAAGTGCGGGTGATGCGTTTGAACTCGAACGCGTCGTAGCCCGAGCGCACGACCTCATCGAGCTCGGCCAGCCGATGCAGCATCAGCCGCTCCAGCTCCGGCATCTTTTCGAGCGGCACTTCCTCGCCATCGTCATGGGCGAGCGTGCCCAGCATCCAGCGGATGGTGTTGCGGAGCTTGCGATAGGCATCGATGTTGGTCTGCAGCACGTTCTTGCCGAGACGCTGGTCTTCCCAATAGTCCGTCGTCACCACCCATAGCCGCAGAATGTCGGCGCCGGACTGCTTGATGACGTCCTGCGGCACGACGGTGTTGCCGAGCGATTTCGACATCTTTCGCCCCTCTTCATCCATGGTGAAGCCATGGGTGACGACGGTGTCGTAGGGCGCCCTGCCCCTGGTGCCGCAGCTTTCGAGCAGCGAGGAGTGGAACCAGCCGCGATGCTGGTCGGAGCCTTCGAGATAGACGTCGGCCGGCCATTTCAGGTCCGGACGGTCTTCCAGCGTGAAGACATGCGTCGAGCCCGAATCGAACCAGACGTCGAGGATGTCCATCACCTGCTTCCATTTGGAGGCATCATGATTGCCGAGGAAACGCTCCTTGGCGCCGGCAGCGAACCAGGCGTCGGCGCCTTCCTGTTCGAAAGCATCCATGATGCGCTGGTTGACGGCTTCGTCCTTCAGCACGTTGCCATCCTCATCGGCAAAGACGGCGATCGGCACGCCCCAGGCGCGCTGGCGCGACAAGACCCAATCCGGGCGTTCCTCGATCATGGCGCGGATACGGTTCTGGCCGGCCGCCGGCACGAAGCGTGTGTCGTCGATCGCCTTCAGCGCACGGCTGCGCAACGTCGTGCCGTCGCCGAGGTCCTTGTCCATATAGACGAACCATTGCGGCGTGTTGCGGAAGATGATCGGCTTCTTCGACCGCCAGGAATGCGGGTAGGAATGCTTCAGCCGGCCGCGCGCGAACAGCGCGTTGCGCTTGATCAGTTCGTCGATGACCGCCTGATTGGCATTGCCCTTCTTGCCGTTGTCGTCGATGACGCGCGCGGCGCCACCTTCACGGTCCGGGCCGAAGCCTGGCGCGTCTCTGGTGAAGAAGCCGGCGTCGTCTACAGTGAAGGGGATGGCAGGGTCGATGCCACGTGCGCGCAAATCCGATGCCGCATCCATCCAGGCATCAAAGTCCTCGCGGCCATGGCCGGGCGCGGTGTGGACGAAGCCGGTGCCGGCGTCGTCGGTGACATGATCGCCGGCCAGCATCGGCACGGCGAATTCGTAGCCGCCGCCGAGACCTTTGAAGGGATGTGAAAGTGTAAGGCTTCCAAGCTCTTCGACCGAAACGCTGCGAAGCCGATTCAAGGTGACCTTGGCCTTGGCCGAGGAGTCTTCGGCAAGCGCATCTGCAAAGATCAGCTTTTCACCGGGCTGTGGACCGAACGAATTTTCGGCTGCTGTAACTTCATAAAGGCCGTAGCCGATCCGTGACGAATAGTTGACGGCACGGTTGCCGGGGATCGTCCACGGGGTTGTCGTCCAGATGACGACGTGGGCGTTGTCCAAAAGTGCAACGCTTTCCGGAACGCGCATGGACGGTGCAGCGTCTGATGCAAAGTGCTCAACGCTCCAAAATCCTGACACAACTGGAAACTTCACCCAGATCGTATCCGACTCATAATCCTGGTACTCGATCTCGGCCTCGGCCAACGCGGTGCGCTCGACCACACTCCACATCACGGGCTTGGAGCCACGATAGAGCTGGCCGGACATGGCGAACTTCAACAACTCCCCGGCGATGCGTGACTCCGAATGGAAAGCCATCGTCGTATAGGGGTTCTTGAAGTCGCCGATTACGCCCAGTCGCTGAAACTCCGCGCCCTGCACGGAGATCCAGTTCGCGGCGAACTCGCGGCATTCGTTGCGGAATTCGTTGACCGGCACCTCGTCCTTGTTCTTGCCCTTGGCGCGGTACTGTTCCTCGATCTTCCATTCGATCGGCAGGCCGTGGCAATCCCAGCCCGGCACATAATTGGCGTCATAGCCGCGCATCTGGAACGAGCGGGTGATGACGTCCTTGAGGATCTTGTTCAGCGCATGGCCGATATGGATGTTGCCGTTGGCGTAGGGCGGGCCGTCATGCAGCACGTATTTTTCGCGGCCGGCCGCCTCCTCGCGCAGCTTGCGATAGAGGTCCATGTCCTGCCAGCGCTTGACCAGCAGCGGTTCCTTTTCCGGCAAGCCGGCGCGCATCGGGAAATCCGTCTGCGGCAGGTAAAGCGTCTTGGAATAGTCGATCGTTTCAACAGTGTCGGTCATTGGTCTGCCATATGCATTGCCCGGCGGGCGTAAAAGCTCGGGCGTGAACTATCATGATTGGAAAAGCGCGAGGGGGCGCGCAAAACTCCCGGCGGCTCCGGCGGCGCTCAGGCCGCCCGGAACACCGGGCCTGTAATTCGTATCGTCAGCGCGCGAAGGCGTGAAAAGCTCGTCATTGCCGGGCTTTTAGCCGAGAAAGCCGCAGGAATAAAGCGTCTCTTGTTCGATTCACTTACATCGCGAAGTCGAAGCGATAGGTGGTCGAGACGCCGACCGTGAACTGGTTACGGTCGCCGCGCTCCTTGACCAGGCTGGAATCGGCGGCCGGGCCCATCAGGCGCGCATATTCGCCGAACAGGCTGGCGGTCATCGGATCGGTCACCTTCCAGGTGATGGCGCCACCAAGGCCGGTCGATTTCAGGCCGCCGCCAGGATGGTATTCGCTCAGGTCCGAGGCCGCAGCCTCCTTGGCGTTGACACCATAATAAGAGTCGAAATAGCCCGACGAGGCAAAGGACACGCGTGGTCCGCCCGAAATTCTGACAGTCGGCGTCACGTCGTAGAAAGCATCGGCGGCGATGTCGGCGACAAAGCCATCATGGGCACGAATGCCATGGCGCAGTCGGCGCGGGCGCGCAGCCAGTCCGTCGGATAGATTTCGAAGAAGCCGCCGACCTCACCGCCCCAGCGCACCGGGTCGAGGCCCTTGAGCTCATCCTTGCTGTCGCGGGAAAACAGGAATTTTCCGGTCAGGCCGGCGCGGACGCCGCCATCGTCGACCAGCGCCAGCGAGATGTTGTCGTTGCGCGAGGTAAAGCGCGCGGCCGGGCCGGCCTTGCCCAGCGAGATGATCGGCGATGCGCTGAGCAGATAGCTGTTGGAGCCCTCGAATTTCGGCGCGACCATGCCGGTGGCGCCAAGCGTCAGGTACCAGTCGCCGGACATCCAGCCGAAGGCACCCTCGCCCGCATTGGCGGTGGACACAGTGAGCAGCGCCGAGGCGAGAAACAGCGGAATCGTCCAGACAATACGCATCATCACCCCATACGCGAAACAAACGGAGAGAACACCCGGCAGCCAAAGCCATGGCGCCGGTTCGGTAAAATTTGACTTAAAATCTACAGCAGTGGCGGCAACTGCGACCCTGTTTTTTGCGCTGTGGCCCATTTGAACAGGGCGCCGCCGGGCCTGTGGCGAGTTGACAGAAATAGCGAGGTTGCCTAAATTCGCGTTAGTGCAGACTAACATGAACAGATGGACAGCGCTTGGCGACCCGACCAGGCGGACGATCTTCGAACTGCTGGTCGAACAACCCTGTTCGGTCGGGGAATTGGCTCGTGCGCTTCCTGTCACCCGGCCGGCGGTCTCGCAGCACCTGAAGGTGCTCAAGGACGCCGGCCTCGTGGCCAACACACGGCTAGGCAAGCAACGCATCTACCGGGTCGAACCGGAAGGCTTGGCCAGCCTGCGCGCCGAACTCGACCGGTTCTGGAGCAAGACCTTGGCGGCCTACAAAGTGGTCGTCGAACAGCCCTTGAAGGAGCAGGAATGAGCACGCATCAACCGCCCGTGAGGCACTCCATCCTTGTCGAGGCTACGATCGCACATGCCTTCAAGGTCTTCACCGAGGACTTCGGCAGTTTCAAACCCAAAGAGCATAACCTGCTTGCGGTGCCGATCGCGGAGACGATCTTCGAACCCCGCGTTGGCGGTCACGTCTACGACCGCGGTGTGGATGGCAGCGAGTGCCGCTGGGCACGGGTGCTGGCCTACGAGCCGCCGAACCGACTGCTTCTGAGTTGGGATATCAGCCCTCAATGGCAGATCGAGACCAATCCGGACAGGACCAGCGAGTGGGAAGTCCGGTTTACGGCGGAGACGAATAGCCGGACCCGCGTCGAGATCGAGCATCGCAATCTCGAACGTCATGGCGAAGGCTGGGAAGGCGTGCGCTTTGGGATTGACGGTGATCGAGGCTGGCCGCTGTATCTCAGGCGATTCCAGGATCTTTTTGCCAGCAAGGTGACCTGAAGGAGCACAATTATGGAACCCTATTGGCTAAGCATCCTCGGTGTACTGATCCTCTGTCTTTTGTCAGTCGCGCTGGCGGTTTACTCGGGTTCGTCCAAGGGATTTGCCGGAGCGCTTTCCGGTCCGGTGATCCCGGCCGACGACGCCAATCTCCTCTACAGGATCGACCGCGTGCATATGAACTCGGTCGAGGCGCTGGCGCCTTTTGTCGTCCCGGCGGTGCTGGCCATGATGGTTGGCGTTGGGTCGGCCACGTTGGCGACCATTGTCTGGGTTCATGTGGCGATACGCCTGCTTCACCTGGGGGTTTACCTACGCGGCGGCAATGCCGCCAAGGGTGGCAGTGTCAGAACGATCGTCTACGTCTCTGGAGCGATCGTCACGCTTGTCCTCGTCCTTGTGACTGGGTGGGCTGCCATAAATTGACACGTACGCGCGAACCTCAAGCCACCGACGCTTTGTTTGTTTGCTAGCCGTCGCCATCGGCTGGACGTCCGCTACAGCCGGGGCTAACCTCCCGGCAAGGTGCCAGGCGATTTCGAGGAGATGCAGCCATGACCCTGCACGGTGATACCCTCAAAGATGCGATCGGCCGGACACGGGACAAATGGGGGTGGTTCGTCGCGCTCGGCGTGCTGCTGCTCATCTTCGGCGGCATTGCCTTCGGCAATCTGTTCATCGCCACCGTCGCCTCGGTCTATGTCGTGGGCTGGCTGATGCTGATGGCCGGCATCATCGAGATCGTGCATGCCTTCGGCGTGAAGACCTGGAGTCGCTTCTTCTATTGGCTGCTCAGCGGCCTACTTTATGCCGTTGCCGGTTGCTTTGCCTTCGACAATCCGCTGCTGGCCTCGACGGTGCTGACCTTGCTGCTGGCGGTGGCGCTGGTCGCTTCAGGCGCGCTCAGGGCCTGGGTCGGCTATAGCCACCGACCGGAAAAGGGCTGGGGCTGGGTCGTCGCGGCGGGCCTGATCAGCGTGCTGGCGGGGCTGACCATCGCCATGGGCTGGCCGGTCAACAGCCTGTGGGTGCTCGGCCTGTTCCTGGCCATCGACCTGATCTTCCAGGGCTGGAGCTTCATCGCTCTCGGACTGGCGTTGAAGAAGTAGGGGCTTGAAGAGGTAAGCGGCCGGAAGGCTCAAAAAGCGATCGCGCTGTCCAACTGCGAAAGCGGCCTGACGCCGGCCAGCAGCGCGCGCGCCTCCGCCTCGTCGCGCTTCATTTGTGCCACCAGCGCATCGAGCCCATCGAACTTCACCTCGGGGCGCATAAAGCCGAAGAACGATACGTCGCAGATCTCACCATAGAGATCGCCGGCAAAGTCGAAGACGAAGGTTTCGAGCAGCGGCGCGCCATTGTCGTCGACGGTCGGACGGCGGCCGAAGCTGGCCACACCGTCATAAAGCGTGCCATCGGCGCGGCGGAAGCGGACGGCATAAATCCCTTCCTTGAGAGTCGCTTCCGGAGAAAGCCTCATGTTGGCTGTCGGGAAGCCGAGCGTGCGGCCGAGTTGCTGGCCACCGATGACTTCGCTTTCGACAGTGAAGCGATAGCCGAGCAGGCCGGCGGCTTCGGCCACCTCGCCCTCGCAGAGCAGCGCGCGGATACGACTCGACGACACCACCTCGGCGCCCTCGTCGCGAAAAGCGTCGACCAGGGTGACCCCGAACCCGTGGCGCTCGCCTGCCACCATCAGAAAGGCCGGGCCGCCTTGCCGGTCCTTGCCAAAGTGGAAATCGAAGCCGGTGACGGCATGGGTGATGCCGAGGTTCGTCTCCAGCACATCGGTTACGAAAGCCTCGGCCGACAGGCCGGCAAAGGCGCGCGTGAACGGCTGTTCGACGAGTGCGGCAAAGCCCAGATGCGACAACAGCCGCGCCTTCATCGGCGGCGGCGTCAACACGAACAGCGGCATATCCGGCCTGAACACCTTGCGCGGATGCGGCTCGAAGGTCAGCACCAGTGCCGGCACGCTGCGCCGCCCGGCTTCGGCAAGCGCGCGATCGAGCACCGCCTGGTGGCCGCGATGGACGCCGTCGAAATTGCCGATCGCCACCACGCCGCCGCGCAAATGCGGCGGCAGCGGCGCGGTTGCTGAAATGTGTTCGAAAGCTGCGCTCATGCAGCAACCCTACCGCAGTCTCGGAATGACGGCGACCGGCCGGTAGCCGTGCTTTTGCAGAAAGGCTGCAAGCCTGGCGGGGTCCGGCTGCATGGGATCGCCATAGTCGCGCGCGTGAATGCCGCCCGAGACGTAAAGCACGTCGATGCCGTTGTCGGCGGCGCCCTTGACGTCGGTCATCATGCCGTCGCCGATGGCCAGCACCTCGGTGCGCGCGACGTCTCGGCCTAGAAGCACGGCAACCTCCCGCAGCGCTACGTCATAGACCGGCGCATAAGGTTTTCCGGCGATCAGCGTGCGGCCGCCAAGCTGGGCATAGTCGCGCGCCAATGCGCCGGCGCACCAGATCATGCGCTCGCCGCGTTCGACCACGATGTCGGGATTGGCGCAGATGAAAGGCAGGTTCCTGGCGCGCAGCCGGCGCAGCAGATCGGCGTAATCCTCAGGCGTTTCCACCTCGTCGTCGAACAGCCCGGTGCAGACCGCGCCGGAGGCCTCGAACTCCTCGACGAGCTCGACGTCCAGACCGTCATAGAGGGTGAAATCGCGGTCGGCGCCGATATGGAAGATTTTTCGTGGGCCTTCGGCGATAAGGTCGCGGGTCACATCGCCTGAGGTCACGACGCGGTCGTAGGCGGCGGCGGGAACGCCGATCGCATTCATCTGCGCCACCACATCGGCATTGCGGCGCGGCGAGTTGGTGATCAGGACGACCGGGACCTTCGCCGCACGCGCGGCGGCAAGCGCTTCGGCAGCCGCCGGAAAATGCCATTCGCCATTGTGGATCACCCCCCAGACATCGCACAGGATGGCCGAGTAGGCGCCCGACAAATCCGCGAGCGAGCCGATGATGTCAGGCGAATCCGCCATGCCGTTTTCCTGCTGTGACGATCATTGCGAGAGCTGCAGCCGACGGTCCGCCGCAACCGGCCCCGCATTAACCGAAGCGTTTCATCCTGTCACCAGCTTTTCGGCACTTGCCAGGCTGTTGCGCAACGGGCTGATCGAAGGTTGCAACAGGCAGGAACCACCCTTCTCCGAGCTTCGGTCGATCGAAACAATGTCGCACCGCTGATCACCAGGGCCGAGTGGTTAACGAGCCTTGAAAAGATGGGCCGATGTTGAATGTATTTCAGCAACCTGAAATTTAACGATTTTGTGGGCATCTTCGGACCGATATTGGGTCCTGGCAGGGGTGCTGAAGGCATGATCCGCAGATTTCTGAACGACAGACGCGGCAACTATGCCTTGATGACAGTGATCACCATGGTGCCCTTGATGGGCGCGCTGGCGCTTGCAATCGACTACACCGATCTCCTGCGCCAGAAGCAGAACATGCTGAACGCGCTGGATGCCGCCGGGATTGCCACGGCACAGCAGATCGTCACCGGGGCGACCGACACGGCAGTCAAGGCCTATGCGAAGGATTTCTTCGAAGCCAATCTCGGAAAGGTCAGCTCGGCCAATACGGCCCTGACGGTGACGCTGCCCAACAACAACGCAGGTGGCGGCACGCTGAAGCTGTGCGCCAGTTTGACGTTCCACCCCTATTTCCTGCCGGTGGCGGCCATGCTGATCGGAAGAACGTCCACCGATGCCAAAACCTCCGCGTGCTCCGAGATCCGCCTCAAGAACACGCTGGAAGTGTCTCTCGTGCTCGACAATTCCGGCTCCATGAGCATCAACGGCTCCGGCACCGGCCAGCCGCGAATAGATTTGCTCAAGAAGGCCGCTACCGAGCTTGTCAATACGATGGCGCTCCAGGCCGCACAAATGAGGCAGGTCACCAGGCCGGTGCAGTTCTCGCTGGTCCCGTTTTCTGCGTCGGTCAATGTTGGCCCAGCCAACAAGGACGCAACCTGGATGGATACGACCGGCATTTCGCCAATCCATCACGAGAACTTTGATTGGCAGTTCATGTACAAGAACGCGTCATCTGGTTATGACTCGAATAAATACATTGAAAAGGTTGGCGGTGCTTACTGGAAGCGCGGCACTGGCTGGGGCACCGGGCAATACGGCCAAAATACCACGGCGACGCGGTTCAGTCTCTTTGCAAACGACATGAAGGCCACGAGCTGTACGAAAAAGAACTCGAACGGCAGTTGCAAGACCTCTGTGACCGCCCAATACGAAGCCTGGAAGGGCTGCGTGGAGGCGAGGCCGTATACCTATAATGACGACGACACATCGCCGACCACGAGCACGCCCGCCACCATGTTCGTGCCGATGTTCGCCCCGGACGAAGCCGGCAATTTCTGGCTCGACACAACTCGCACCAGCACATCGACATGGGGTTACGCCAACAATTGGTGGATCGATTATTCCGACACGCTGACTGTCCCCAAACGCCAGGCGGATATGCGCAAGTATTTTCTGACAAAGCCCTGGGACGCAGCAGCCGCTGCGGCCGATGATGGACCCAATTCGGCATGCACGACCGCCGCGATCACGCCGTTGCAGGACATAACCACCACCGATGGCAAGAAAATCCTGACGGATGCCATCAATGCCATGGCCCCGACGGGCAACACCAACGTGCCGGAAGGGCTGGCCTGGGGCTGGCGGACGGTGTCGAGCAACGAGCCTTTTACGCAAGGCCGGCCGAACACCGAAAGAGGCAACGACAAAGTGGTCATCGTCCTGACCGACGGCGCAAACACCTACAGCATCGGCCCCAGCAACGACATGACCAGCAACTACGCCAAGAATGGATCGACCTACGCCGCCTATGGCTACACCGGCCCTAATTTTCCGAAGCCAGTGGAGCCTGCGACCCGCCTGTTCGTCAACACGACCGTCGCCAAGACAACCTATACGGCGACCAACTACACGGCCGCGCTTGACGAGCAGATGCAAACCCTTTGCGCCAATGCGAAGAATTCGAACATTCTCTTGATGACCGTCTCGCTCGACCTTGTTAGTTCCAAGCCGGCGGAAAAGACTGCCATAGATGCGCTCAAGAAATGCTCCTCGGATTCGCGCTTCCGCAAGGATCCGACCGACCCGAGCAAACCGGCGAAGCTGTACTGGAACGCGACCGGCGCCACCTTGTCGCAAAGTTTCAAGGAAATCGCCGACGAACTGTCGAACCTGCGCATCGTCAGCTGATCGGCGCGATCTTTCGAACAAGGCGCTCCGCCTCGGCGGGGCGTTTTGCGTTCGGCAGCTGGCGCATTTGGTTAGCGCCTGGTGAAGCGCTATCCGCGCAATCGAGCAGTTTCCCAAACCCGTCCTTCAACGTTTTGTGAAACTGTGGCGGCATTGAAGAATCCGCAGGCGGGGCCGCTTACATCACATGCGTGAACTCTGGCGCACATTCCGGCGTGACTTCTGGCGTGACCGCCGCGGCAATTACGCTCTGATGACCGTTGTGGCGATGGTGCCACTGATGGGCGGCGTGGCCATGGCCGTCGACTACACCGGCGTGGTCAGCGAGAAGCAGAGGGTGGTCAACGCGCTCGACGCCGCCAACTTCGCCACCGCGCGCCGGCTGGTGGAAGGCGCCACCGACGACCAGTTGCGGGCCTATGCGCTCGACTTCTTCAAGGCAAACCTCAACGACGTCGATCCCGCCGACACGACGCTCAGCGTTACGCTGCCCAGCAGCACGACCGGCGGCGGCATCGTCAAGCTGTGCGCCAGCCTGGTCTACAAGCCCTATTTCCTGCCGGCAGCGGCGATGCTGATCGGCAGGACGTCGGAAAACGTCACCTACTCCGTGTGTTCGCAAGTCCGGCTGAAGAACACGCTGGAAGTGGCCATGGTGCTCGACAATTCGGGGTCGATGTCGAACACGGGCACGGGTGCCGGACAAAAGCGCATCGACCTTCTCAAGCAAGCCGCCAAGCAGCTCGTCGACACGCTTGCCTTGCAGGCCGCGATGATCAAGCAGATCGACAAGCCGGTCCAGTTCAGCCTTGTGCCGTTCGCCGCCTCGGTCAATGTCGGCGCCAGCAACGACAACGCGTCGTGGATCGACGCCTACGGGCTGTCGCCCATCCACAATGAGAATTTCGCCTGGTCCACCCTTAACGCAGCCGACAAATATGCCCAGAAGATCGGCGGCATCTGGTACAAGAAAGGCACTGGCTGGGGTGAGCAGGAGGGGCAGATGCTGACCCGCTTCTCGCTCTACCGCGACATGAAAGTGGTCACCAGCCACGAGCGCATCGTCGGCAGCAAACGCGTGGTCTGCGACAAATATCGTGCCAATCATACATGCTCGGACAGCCACAACGAATACGACTACAACGACACATACGGACCGTTCGCCAGCTGGCAGGGCTGCGTCGAGGTCCGTCCCTACCCCTATAATGTCACCGACGCGCCGGCCTCCGGCGGACCGAACAACACCGGCACCGGCGTCGGCGATCCCGCGACCATGTTCGTGCCGATGTTCGCGCCGGACGAGCCGGGCAATCATTGGTACATAACGCAGGACCCCGACGAGGTGGCCCCCAAGACCTATGGCGCAGCCAACAGCTGGTGGAACGACGATCCGGCGAGCACCACCGGCAAGACCAGGCAGTCCAACATGGCCAAGTATTTCCAGCCACGGCCGATCAATGCTCCGGTGCTGGGGACGGGTGCAGGTCCGAATTACAGCTGCACCACCACGCCGATCACACCGCTGACCGACGTCGCCAACGCCGCCGGGCTGACCAAGATCAAGGCAGCAATCGACCTGATGGCGCCCAACGGCAACACCAATGTGCCGGAAGGCATGGCCTGGGGCTGGCGCACCGTCTCCAGCACGGAGCCTTTCACAGGAGGACGTCCTGAGACGGAACGAGGCAATGACAAGGTGGTCATCGTGCTCACCGACGGCGAGAACACCTATTCGACGGTGAGTTCCGACCCCGCCGGCAACAAGTCGACCTATGCCGGCTATGGCTATACCGGCGTTGGCTACAACGGCACTGCGGTCACCCGCCTGTTCGGCGGCACGTCGAGCGCCATCGGCCAGCTCAACTATTCGTCGAGCAACTACACCGCCGCGCTCAACGAGCAGATGGCGACGCTGTGCAACAACGCCAAGGCGGCCAACATCATGGTGATGACGGTGGCGCTCGATATGTCGACGACCGACGCCGGCGACAAGAGCGCGATGGAGGCACTGAAGACGTGCTCGTCGGACTCGCGCTTCCGCAAGGATCCGACCGACCCGAGCAAGCCTGCAAAACTGTTCTGGAACGCGACCGGCGCCACGCTGTCCGACAATTTCAAGGAAATCGCCAACGAGCTCTCGAACCTGCGCGTGGTGAGCTGAGGGTTGAAGCTGCTGATCTTCCCCCTTGCGGGGGAAATTGGCGGCTTCGCCGCTTTCGCCAATTTTCGACGCTGGCGCAAAGTCTCCGGCCATCATGCTCTTGCGGTGAGTCAAAACGCGTGCTCGGTATCGTCACCGCTTCCCGGAGATTGCCAGTGCCCGAAACCGCCAACCATCTCGCCTTCGCGCTGGTCTGCCTGGGCATGGTGCTGACGCCCGGGCCGAACATGATCTACCTGATCTCGCGCTCGCTGTCGCAAGGCCCGAAGGCCGGGCTGATCTCGCTCGGCGGCGTGGCGGCCGGCTTTCTGTTCTATGTCGT
This region of Mesorhizobium sp. C432A genomic DNA includes:
- the ileS gene encoding isoleucine--tRNA ligase codes for the protein MTDTVETIDYSKTLYLPQTDFPMRAGLPEKEPLLVKRWQDMDLYRKLREEAAGREKYVLHDGPPYANGNIHIGHALNKILKDVITRSFQMRGYDANYVPGWDCHGLPIEWKIEEQYRAKGKNKDEVPVNEFRNECREFAANWISVQGAEFQRLGVIGDFKNPYTTMAFHSESRIAGELLKFAMSGQLYRGSKPVMWSVVERTALAEAEIEYQDYESDTIWVKFPVVSGFWSVEHFASDAAPSMRVPESVALLDNAHVVIWTTTPWTIPGNRAVNYSSRIGYGLYEVTAAENSFGPQPGEKLIFADALAEDSSAKAKVTLNRLRSVSVEELGSLTLSHPFKGLGGGYEFAVPMLAGDHVTDDAGTGFVHTAPGHGREDFDAWMDAASDLRARGIDPAIPFTVDDAGFFTRDAPGFGPDREGGAARVIDDNGKKGNANQAVIDELIKRNALFARGRLKHSYPHSWRSKKPIIFRNTPQWFVYMDKDLGDGTTLRSRALKAIDDTRFVPAAGQNRIRAMIEERPDWVLSRQRAWGVPIAVFADEDGNVLKDEAVNQRIMDAFEQEGADAWFAAGAKERFLGNHDASKWKQVMDILDVWFDSGSTHVFTLEDRPDLKWPADVYLEGSDQHRGWFHSSLLESCGTRGRAPYDTVVTHGFTMDEEGRKMSKSLGNTVVPQDVIKQSGADILRLWVVTTDYWEDQRLGKNVLQTNIDAYRKLRNTIRWMLGTLAHDDGEEVPLEKMPELERLMLHRLAELDEVVRSGYDAFEFKRITRTLLDFMVVELSAFYFDIRKDALYCEGPGSVKRKASVQVVRHLFDCLVKWLAPMLPFTTEEAWLDRHPDAVSLHLDQFPEIPAEWKNEALAEKWRKVRQVRRVVTGALEIARAQKVIGASLEAVPVVSLDDATLEAAIADVDMAEMAITSDLVIAHGKAPEGAFALDDVKGVAVVVEKAEDRGLVKCARSWRYTADVGQDVEFPDVSARDAAVLHELKALGRL
- a CDS encoding metalloregulator ArsR/SmtB family transcription factor gives rise to the protein MNRWTALGDPTRRTIFELLVEQPCSVGELARALPVTRPAVSQHLKVLKDAGLVANTRLGKQRIYRVEPEGLASLRAELDRFWSKTLAAYKVVVEQPLKEQE
- a CDS encoding SRPBCC family protein; protein product: MSTHQPPVRHSILVEATIAHAFKVFTEDFGSFKPKEHNLLAVPIAETIFEPRVGGHVYDRGVDGSECRWARVLAYEPPNRLLLSWDISPQWQIETNPDRTSEWEVRFTAETNSRTRVEIEHRNLERHGEGWEGVRFGIDGDRGWPLYLRRFQDLFASKVT
- a CDS encoding MAPEG family protein, which produces MEPYWLSILGVLILCLLSVALAVYSGSSKGFAGALSGPVIPADDANLLYRIDRVHMNSVEALAPFVVPAVLAMMVGVGSATLATIVWVHVAIRLLHLGVYLRGGNAAKGGSVRTIVYVSGAIVTLVLVLVTGWAAIN
- a CDS encoding HdeD family acid-resistance protein, coding for MTLHGDTLKDAIGRTRDKWGWFVALGVLLLIFGGIAFGNLFIATVASVYVVGWLMLMAGIIEIVHAFGVKTWSRFFYWLLSGLLYAVAGCFAFDNPLLASTVLTLLLAVALVASGALRAWVGYSHRPEKGWGWVVAAGLISVLAGLTIAMGWPVNSLWVLGLFLAIDLIFQGWSFIALGLALKK
- a CDS encoding bifunctional riboflavin kinase/FAD synthetase encodes the protein MSAAFEHISATAPLPPHLRGGVVAIGNFDGVHRGHQAVLDRALAEAGRRSVPALVLTFEPHPRKVFRPDMPLFVLTPPPMKARLLSHLGFAALVEQPFTRAFAGLSAEAFVTDVLETNLGITHAVTGFDFHFGKDRQGGPAFLMVAGERHGFGVTLVDAFRDEGAEVVSSSRIRALLCEGEVAEAAGLLGYRFTVESEVIGGQQLGRTLGFPTANMRLSPEATLKEGIYAVRFRRADGTLYDGVASFGRRPTVDDNGAPLLETFVFDFAGDLYGEICDVSFFGFMRPEVKFDGLDALVAQMKRDEAEARALLAGVRPLSQLDSAIAF
- a CDS encoding TIGR01459 family HAD-type hydrolase, translating into MADSPDIIGSLADLSGAYSAILCDVWGVIHNGEWHFPAAAEALAAARAAKVPVVLITNSPRRNADVVAQMNAIGVPAAAYDRVVTSGDVTRDLIAEGPRKIFHIGADRDFTLYDGLDVELVEEFEASGAVCTGLFDDEVETPEDYADLLRRLRARNLPFICANPDIVVERGERMIWCAGALARDYAQLGGRTLIAGKPYAPVYDVALREVAVLLGRDVARTEVLAIGDGMMTDVKGAADNGIDVLYVSGGIHARDYGDPMQPDPARLAAFLQKHGYRPVAVIPRLR
- a CDS encoding pilus assembly protein gives rise to the protein MIRRFLNDRRGNYALMTVITMVPLMGALALAIDYTDLLRQKQNMLNALDAAGIATAQQIVTGATDTAVKAYAKDFFEANLGKVSSANTALTVTLPNNNAGGGTLKLCASLTFHPYFLPVAAMLIGRTSTDAKTSACSEIRLKNTLEVSLVLDNSGSMSINGSGTGQPRIDLLKKAATELVNTMALQAAQMRQVTRPVQFSLVPFSASVNVGPANKDATWMDTTGISPIHHENFDWQFMYKNASSGYDSNKYIEKVGGAYWKRGTGWGTGQYGQNTTATRFSLFANDMKATSCTKKNSNGSCKTSVTAQYEAWKGCVEARPYTYNDDDTSPTTSTPATMFVPMFAPDEAGNFWLDTTRTSTSTWGYANNWWIDYSDTLTVPKRQADMRKYFLTKPWDAAAAAADDGPNSACTTAAITPLQDITTTDGKKILTDAINAMAPTGNTNVPEGLAWGWRTVSSNEPFTQGRPNTERGNDKVVIVLTDGANTYSIGPSNDMTSNYAKNGSTYAAYGYTGPNFPKPVEPATRLFVNTTVAKTTYTATNYTAALDEQMQTLCANAKNSNILLMTVSLDLVSSKPAEKTAIDALKKCSSDSRFRKDPTDPSKPAKLYWNATGATLSQSFKEIADELSNLRIVS